The Pantoea alfalfae genome includes a region encoding these proteins:
- a CDS encoding protein phosphatase CheZ, with amino-acid sequence MSPSDTHSKQQEISEITARAGSILRQLRDSLQQLGLDKTIADVAGSIPNARERLGYVVTMTREAAEGVINSVEITQPLQTELGEKAEKLTQRWDATSGNPSDKEQDQALAADTVALLDEVPRITGLTQQQLHAIMMSQGFQDLTGQIVQAMMAVLNQAEQQLIQVIRDNTGSHGTTERAAPSKPASSSETPASQDDVDDLLASLGM; translated from the coding sequence ATGTCACCATCCGACACCCATAGTAAGCAGCAGGAAATTAGCGAAATCACGGCGCGTGCTGGCTCCATCCTGCGGCAGCTTCGCGACAGTCTGCAACAGCTAGGGCTTGATAAAACCATTGCAGATGTGGCGGGAAGTATCCCCAATGCCCGTGAAAGACTGGGTTATGTGGTCACTATGACCCGTGAAGCCGCAGAGGGCGTCATCAACAGCGTGGAGATCACGCAGCCTCTGCAAACCGAACTGGGCGAAAAAGCGGAGAAGCTCACTCAACGCTGGGATGCCACTTCCGGGAATCCGTCGGACAAAGAACAGGATCAGGCATTAGCTGCTGATACTGTTGCCTTACTGGATGAGGTCCCCCGCATCACGGGTCTGACACAACAGCAGTTGCACGCGATTATGATGTCACAGGGCTTCCAGGATCTTACCGGACAGATAGTCCAGGCGATGATGGCCGTGCTGAATCAGGCTGAGCAGCAGCTGATACAGGTCATCCGTGATAACACTGGTTCACATGGCACGACCGAGCGCGCAGCGCCGTCTAAACCCGCTTCCTCATCAGAAACCCCTGCCAGCCAGGATGATGTAGACGACCTGCTGGCCAGTCTGGGAATGTAA
- a CDS encoding NADP-dependent oxidoreductase, with protein MKNKTMKAFTFKRYGKSPELGFENIDYPAPAADEILVKVYAVGLNPIDNLIPTGIFKPVLHFKLPATLGSDLAGVVIAAGSRVTRFKPGDEIFASIFDTGTGSLAEFALVTESAAAMKPVNLDFVQAASLPMVSLTSWQALTDRAGLQPGQKVFIPAGSGGIGSFAIQLARQFGAKVGTTTSTDNVEWVSHLGADEVVDYKKQDFEKQLSGYDVVLGTIRGDSIEKSAQILRPGGKIVSLVGPLDTAFARTRGLNFLLRFVFGLMSRRILRLTRKRGLTYSFLFVRPDGDQLTQICKLVETEQIKPVIDKVFTFAETKEALAYLGQGHAKGKVVVKIPSDSN; from the coding sequence ATGAAGAATAAGACGATGAAAGCATTTACGTTTAAACGCTACGGTAAATCCCCTGAGCTGGGATTTGAAAACATCGATTATCCAGCCCCTGCTGCTGATGAAATCCTGGTTAAAGTTTACGCCGTGGGTCTGAACCCGATTGATAACTTGATCCCAACCGGAATATTCAAGCCGGTTTTGCATTTCAAGCTCCCCGCCACATTGGGTAGCGACTTAGCTGGGGTTGTGATCGCAGCGGGGAGTCGCGTGACGCGTTTCAAGCCAGGCGACGAAATTTTCGCCAGCATTTTCGACACGGGAACGGGTTCTCTTGCTGAATTTGCTTTAGTGACTGAAAGCGCTGCGGCCATGAAACCCGTAAACCTGGATTTCGTCCAGGCGGCTTCGCTCCCGATGGTGAGCCTCACATCCTGGCAGGCGCTGACAGATCGAGCCGGGTTGCAGCCAGGCCAGAAGGTTTTCATCCCGGCAGGTTCCGGGGGGATTGGCAGTTTTGCTATCCAGCTGGCCAGACAATTTGGTGCAAAGGTGGGAACGACTACCAGTACAGACAATGTCGAATGGGTAAGTCATCTTGGCGCAGATGAAGTCGTTGATTATAAAAAACAAGATTTTGAAAAACAGTTGAGTGGCTACGATGTGGTTCTCGGCACTATCAGAGGCGACTCAATTGAAAAGTCTGCCCAAATTCTCAGGCCGGGCGGAAAGATTGTTTCTCTTGTCGGCCCGTTAGATACTGCGTTCGCCCGGACTCGGGGACTAAACTTTCTCCTGCGTTTTGTGTTCGGGCTGATGAGCCGCAGGATTTTGCGTCTTACCAGAAAGCGAGGCCTGACCTATTCATTTCTTTTTGTCCGGCCTGATGGCGATCAGCTTACTCAAATCTGTAAACTCGTAGAAACTGAACAAATCAAGCCTGTGATCGACAAGGTATTTACTTTCGCGGAAACAAAAGAAGCTCTTGCCTACCTTGGGCAGGGACATGCGAAAGGCAAAGTCGTCGTTAAGATACCGAGTGACAGCAACTGA
- a CDS encoding oxidoreductase codes for MIKKRVALVTGASSGIGEATARKLLAAGFTVYGTSRRGSQAGKQSFPLLTLDVTDDASVGAAIEELLGLEGRIDVLVNNAGFGVAPAAAEESSVDQARHIFDTNFLGIVRLSRAVIPHMRRQGSGRIINIGSILGIVPLPYVALYAASKHAVEGYSGALDHELRTQGIRVSVIEPAYMKTQFEANNIEPDARLQEYDQIRAKLTKVVNKAMAEAESPEVVADVVVKAAQTSRPKIRYTAGKLAGQLNFILRFAPASFLDKVVRKSLQLDAKQ; via the coding sequence ATGATAAAAAAACGTGTTGCACTGGTTACCGGTGCGTCCTCGGGTATCGGCGAAGCGACTGCCCGTAAACTTTTAGCCGCTGGATTTACTGTATATGGCACAAGCCGGCGTGGTTCACAGGCGGGAAAACAATCGTTTCCGTTACTTACGCTGGATGTGACCGACGACGCCTCTGTCGGGGCCGCCATTGAGGAGTTACTGGGTCTGGAAGGGCGTATCGATGTTCTGGTGAACAATGCGGGCTTTGGGGTCGCTCCGGCGGCGGCGGAAGAAAGTTCTGTTGATCAGGCCAGGCACATTTTCGACACCAACTTTCTGGGCATCGTCAGGTTGAGCCGGGCAGTAATCCCTCATATGCGCCGTCAGGGCAGCGGGCGCATTATCAATATTGGTTCGATACTCGGCATCGTTCCGTTGCCGTATGTGGCACTTTATGCGGCCAGTAAGCATGCGGTCGAAGGGTATTCGGGTGCACTGGATCATGAACTGCGCACGCAGGGCATCAGAGTTTCTGTCATCGAACCGGCTTACATGAAAACACAGTTTGAAGCCAATAATATCGAGCCGGACGCCAGGCTTCAGGAGTATGACCAGATTCGGGCTAAGCTGACGAAAGTAGTGAACAAGGCAATGGCTGAGGCGGAAAGTCCAGAGGTGGTGGCTGACGTGGTGGTTAAAGCCGCACAGACTTCACGTCCAAAGATTCGCTATACGGCAGGAAAGCTGGCTGGTCAGTTGAATTTTATTCTCAGGTTCGCCCCTGCGTCATTCCTGGATAAGGTGGTGCGCAAAAGTCTTCAGCTTGATGCAAAACAATAA
- a CDS encoding SDR family NAD(P)-dependent oxidoreductase — translation MTKASVLITGASTGIGAVYAERFASRGHDLVLVARDKTKLETLAARLRQENGISVDVLPADLTQRRDLAAVESRLREDTRIGTLINNAGIAQSGSFTEQTPDSIESLIALNVTALTRLASAVVPRFVQTGEGSIVNISSIVGLAPEFAMTVYGATKAFVLFLSQGMNVELSSKGIYIQAVLPAGTYTEIWDRAGIDISNSANFMEVGELVDAALVGFDRRELVTIPPLRNAAHWDTLDASRQALLTDIKQDEAAERYKTR, via the coding sequence ATGACTAAAGCTTCAGTTCTCATCACAGGCGCATCCACGGGTATTGGTGCTGTTTACGCAGAACGGTTTGCCAGCCGGGGCCACGACCTGGTGCTGGTCGCGCGCGACAAAACGAAGTTAGAAACACTGGCCGCGCGTCTGCGACAGGAAAATGGCATTTCTGTCGACGTTCTGCCTGCCGACCTCACGCAAAGGCGTGATTTAGCCGCGGTCGAATCCCGTCTGCGTGAAGACACACGGATTGGCACCCTTATCAATAACGCGGGTATCGCGCAGTCTGGCAGTTTTACAGAGCAGACGCCTGATTCGATAGAAAGCCTTATCGCGCTTAACGTCACCGCCCTGACCAGACTGGCCAGTGCCGTGGTGCCACGCTTTGTGCAAACGGGCGAAGGATCGATCGTCAATATCAGTTCCATCGTCGGACTCGCCCCGGAATTTGCCATGACGGTTTACGGAGCAACCAAAGCCTTTGTGCTTTTCCTGTCTCAGGGAATGAATGTCGAGCTGTCATCTAAAGGCATTTATATCCAGGCGGTGCTTCCTGCCGGCACTTATACGGAAATCTGGGACCGCGCAGGTATCGACATCAGTAACTCGGCAAATTTCATGGAAGTGGGCGAGTTAGTGGATGCCGCATTGGTGGGCTTTGACCGCCGTGAACTCGTCACCATCCCGCCTTTACGTAATGCTGCCCACTGGGACACCCTTGATGCTTCGCGTCAGGCGCTGCTTACAGACATCAAACAGGATGAAGCCGCTGAACGTTATAAAACACGGTAA
- a CDS encoding TetR/AcrR family transcriptional regulator translates to MKVSKEQVRENRTRIVETASELFRERGYDGVGVAELMAAAGLTHGGFYKHFSSKADLMSEAMRCGFTRSAESTVGVSREKFIEYYLSRQHRDDMGNGCVMSALGTDTARQSESMKAAFAAGIERQLAVLGNENVTRADLIDNIAHLVGALVLSRACPDNSALADEILDVCRNRLCSQDVHKD, encoded by the coding sequence ATGAAAGTGTCGAAAGAGCAGGTTCGGGAAAACCGGACACGCATTGTTGAAACGGCCTCAGAACTTTTTCGTGAGCGCGGTTACGATGGCGTGGGCGTCGCGGAACTGATGGCTGCGGCGGGATTAACACACGGCGGGTTCTACAAACACTTTAGTTCCAAGGCTGACCTGATGTCGGAGGCCATGAGATGTGGTTTTACGCGATCGGCAGAAAGTACGGTTGGTGTGAGCCGGGAAAAATTTATTGAATACTACCTCTCCCGACAACACCGCGATGATATGGGGAACGGGTGTGTGATGTCGGCACTAGGCACCGATACTGCGCGTCAGTCTGAGTCAATGAAGGCGGCATTTGCGGCCGGGATTGAACGTCAGCTCGCAGTGTTGGGGAATGAAAATGTAACGCGCGCTGACCTGATTGATAATATTGCACATCTTGTTGGTGCCCTGGTTCTATCTCGTGCCTGCCCTGATAACTCAGCACTGGCTGATGAAATTCTGGATGTGTGCCGTAATCGCCTTTGCAGTCAGGATGTCCATAAGGATTGA
- the iolE gene encoding myo-inosose-2 dehydratase, with the protein MSVSTRILVGVSPLSWTNDVLADLGGDIPLETCLEEAAAAGYEGIELGRKFPGTINTLQPILSNAKLKLASGWFNGFLAEHSVEEELEAVHNHALLLKSLGAKVMVYGECGVMPGNSPLDEPLSLSPALGSINLEQYAQKVNSLAASLLKTYGLRLAYHHHLMMIVETNDELKAFLEATDDVVGIVLDCGHATTAGIDISWVLENYGNRVAHIHMKDVRGNVLNNVINNDWSFNNAVRNGLFTIPGDGIVDYTPVINFLKQSNYSGWIIIEAEQDPVKAPPLETVKKARAWVKNEIGI; encoded by the coding sequence ATGAGCGTATCAACGCGTATTCTTGTTGGAGTGAGTCCACTGTCCTGGACCAATGATGTACTGGCAGATCTCGGCGGCGATATCCCGCTAGAAACCTGCCTGGAAGAAGCCGCAGCAGCTGGTTATGAAGGGATTGAGTTGGGGCGTAAATTCCCGGGAACAATTAATACACTCCAGCCGATTCTCTCCAACGCAAAGCTCAAGCTGGCATCCGGCTGGTTTAACGGATTTCTTGCTGAGCATAGCGTCGAGGAAGAGCTTGAAGCTGTTCACAATCACGCATTACTTCTCAAGTCTCTTGGGGCGAAAGTAATGGTTTATGGTGAGTGCGGTGTTATGCCAGGCAATTCTCCTCTGGATGAGCCATTATCGCTGTCTCCAGCTTTAGGGAGCATCAATCTTGAGCAGTATGCGCAGAAGGTAAATAGTCTGGCTGCGTCACTGTTGAAAACTTACGGCTTGCGTCTCGCTTACCATCATCATTTGATGATGATTGTAGAAACTAACGATGAGTTAAAAGCATTCCTGGAAGCGACTGATGATGTAGTGGGTATCGTGCTGGATTGTGGCCATGCGACAACTGCTGGCATAGACATTAGCTGGGTGCTGGAAAACTACGGCAACCGGGTGGCACATATCCATATGAAGGATGTGCGTGGAAATGTATTAAATAATGTGATCAACAATGATTGGAGCTTTAATAATGCTGTCAGAAACGGTCTGTTCACCATTCCTGGAGATGGCATCGTCGATTACACGCCAGTAATTAATTTTCTGAAACAATCAAATTATAGTGGTTGGATAATTATTGAGGCAGAACAAGACCCGGTAAAAGCACCGCCATTAGAGACGGTCAAAAAAGCGCGAGCATGGGTTAAAAATGAGATTGGAATCTGA
- a CDS encoding TIM barrel protein, with translation MSDYSLSVCAEMVFLELPFIERVERIHAMGFGVEIWDWTQKDIEALVKTGARITSMTGYISGNLTDDEEIAQLLSSASESIEVACRLGCPSLNLHGTGLNNIGLPVKPVEVVTGDMWLKAKKTLDALAKLGEQAGKVFTLENLNTAVDHPGTPFAKADDTLALVAAVNSPYLKMNLDIYHAQIGEGNLIELIQKSEKYIGEIQVADVPGRKEPGTGEINYKAVARALQGINYHGVVALEGWASGDSVAALDAFREAFTL, from the coding sequence ATGTCTGACTATTCATTATCCGTATGCGCTGAAATGGTGTTCCTCGAACTGCCATTCATTGAGCGCGTGGAACGCATTCACGCCATGGGCTTCGGCGTGGAAATCTGGGACTGGACCCAGAAAGACATCGAAGCGCTGGTGAAAACCGGTGCCCGCATTACTTCAATGACCGGCTATATCTCAGGAAACCTGACCGACGACGAAGAGATTGCACAGCTGCTTTCCAGTGCCAGCGAGTCAATTGAGGTTGCCTGTCGTCTTGGCTGTCCGTCACTGAACCTGCACGGAACCGGTTTGAACAATATCGGCCTGCCTGTGAAACCAGTTGAAGTAGTAACCGGTGACATGTGGCTGAAGGCGAAGAAAACGCTGGATGCGCTTGCAAAACTGGGCGAGCAAGCCGGCAAGGTGTTCACTCTGGAGAACCTGAATACGGCCGTTGACCATCCGGGTACGCCTTTCGCCAAAGCAGACGATACGCTTGCGCTGGTTGCCGCAGTGAACAGCCCATACCTGAAGATGAACCTTGATATTTATCACGCGCAGATTGGTGAAGGAAACCTGATTGAGCTGATTCAGAAAAGCGAGAAGTACATTGGTGAAATCCAGGTCGCTGACGTGCCGGGCCGTAAGGAGCCGGGAACGGGCGAGATCAACTACAAAGCCGTTGCCCGGGCGCTGCAGGGCATCAACTACCACGGCGTGGTAGCACTGGAAGGTTGGGCATCAGGTGATTCTGTGGCGGCGCTGGACGCTTTCCGCGAAGCGTTCACCCTGTAA
- a CDS encoding Gfo/Idh/MocA family oxidoreductase: protein MSLKNIVRVGLIGAGRMGSFHGETVAQRIPGATLVAVADPVPGAAEKLAAKLGAQKSYTDPQAMLNDPDIDAVVIASPARTHAELIVAAAKASKGVFCEKPMAVTLEEADKAINAAEEAGVTLQVGFNRRFVSGFAAAYEEIKAGKIGVPQLLRSTTRDPGLGDPAPIPHWTIFLETLIHDFDILLHLNPGAKPTQVYAVADALVRPDFKDRGLLDTAVVNIRFDNGAIATAEANFQAVYGYDVRGEVFGSKGMLQAGNMNVNNCVRYTAEGISIDTARRDTDLLRDAYVAELTDFVRCVATGETPKATGEDARNALEIALACIASVQQSQPITL from the coding sequence ATGTCTTTAAAAAATATTGTGCGCGTTGGTCTGATTGGCGCAGGTCGTATGGGCAGTTTTCATGGTGAAACGGTTGCTCAACGTATTCCAGGTGCCACTTTAGTAGCAGTTGCAGATCCTGTTCCAGGCGCCGCAGAGAAACTGGCCGCTAAACTGGGCGCACAAAAATCCTATACCGACCCGCAGGCAATGCTGAATGACCCTGACATCGACGCAGTCGTTATAGCATCGCCAGCGCGTACTCACGCTGAGCTGATTGTAGCAGCAGCAAAGGCGAGTAAAGGCGTTTTCTGTGAGAAGCCAATGGCTGTGACTCTGGAAGAGGCAGATAAGGCAATCAACGCCGCTGAAGAAGCCGGTGTTACGCTGCAGGTTGGCTTCAACCGTCGCTTCGTGAGCGGTTTTGCTGCTGCTTACGAAGAAATCAAAGCAGGTAAAATTGGTGTGCCGCAGCTGCTGCGTTCAACCACACGCGATCCAGGCCTGGGCGATCCTGCTCCAATCCCACACTGGACCATTTTCCTGGAAACCCTTATCCACGACTTCGACATCCTGCTTCACCTGAACCCGGGGGCGAAACCTACCCAGGTTTATGCCGTTGCCGATGCTTTAGTTCGTCCTGATTTTAAAGACCGTGGATTGCTGGACACCGCCGTAGTGAACATTCGTTTTGATAACGGCGCAATAGCTACTGCTGAAGCTAATTTCCAGGCAGTATATGGCTACGACGTGCGTGGTGAAGTGTTCGGCAGCAAAGGGATGCTGCAGGCTGGCAATATGAACGTGAACAACTGCGTGCGGTACACCGCTGAGGGTATCTCAATCGATACTGCACGCCGCGATACCGATCTGCTGCGTGATGCCTATGTAGCAGAGCTGACCGACTTCGTGCGTTGTGTTGCGACCGGTGAAACCCCGAAGGCAACGGGCGAAGATGCTCGCAACGCGTTGGAAATTGCGCTGGCATGTATTGCCTCTGTTCAGCAGTCTCAGCCGATCACTCTGTAA
- a CDS encoding sugar porter family MFS transporter, with translation MSTRKHNVPYLIFICAIASVSGIILGYDASVISGVIEPLTEHLSLTPAESGWAVSNVILGCVIGAWGVGRLTDHIGRKATLIITAVLFAISAVGAALANDLTWFVIYRMIGGLAVGMASAVTPLYIAEVSPKDLRGRMLGMQQMLMVSGQLVVYVVNYLIAKGAAHEWIVSMGWRWMLASALVPCVLFLVMAFFMPESPRWYAMHNRKEKSLKVLTSLSNAAHAERLYAEIRSSIDVDSASTSAPSQRGILKDKKASYILWIGCAVAVLQQVSGINILMYFAPSLLQNVTGNTQDSLFQSIFLGLALLAGVSIALVAFDRVGRIPLLRWGALGCAAFLFFTSWAFMNEAKGYLPVVGLVGFIFVFGLSWSLGAWLLISEIFPNRMRAVAMGYAFCSLWISNFIVTQSFPMMNRSPALMEHFHGAFPLLLCGGFSVIAFWFVGRFLPETKGVSLEHIEPLMLSKSRRFGHEQQPLVTPESVSQK, from the coding sequence ATGTCTACACGAAAGCATAATGTGCCTTACCTCATTTTCATCTGTGCCATCGCATCAGTCAGCGGGATCATTCTTGGCTATGACGCCTCTGTTATTTCAGGCGTTATCGAACCACTGACTGAACATTTATCGCTCACGCCTGCTGAAAGTGGATGGGCGGTTTCTAACGTTATTTTGGGATGTGTTATTGGTGCCTGGGGTGTCGGGCGCCTTACTGACCATATTGGCCGTAAAGCGACATTAATCATTACTGCAGTTCTGTTTGCCATTTCAGCAGTCGGCGCGGCTCTCGCCAATGACCTTACCTGGTTCGTTATCTATCGCATGATTGGCGGTCTGGCCGTGGGAATGGCCTCTGCCGTTACTCCACTCTACATCGCCGAGGTGTCTCCGAAAGATCTGCGTGGGCGCATGCTGGGTATGCAGCAGATGCTGATGGTGAGCGGCCAACTGGTGGTTTACGTGGTGAACTATCTGATTGCCAAAGGGGCGGCTCACGAATGGATTGTATCGATGGGCTGGCGCTGGATGCTGGCGTCAGCACTGGTTCCCTGCGTCCTGTTCCTGGTGATGGCCTTCTTTATGCCAGAATCGCCACGCTGGTATGCGATGCATAACAGAAAAGAGAAATCACTCAAGGTGCTGACCTCTCTTTCCAACGCAGCACATGCTGAACGCTTATACGCCGAGATCCGTAGTTCTATTGATGTTGATTCCGCCTCAACCAGTGCGCCATCGCAGCGCGGCATCCTTAAGGACAAAAAGGCATCTTATATTCTGTGGATCGGTTGTGCCGTTGCCGTGCTTCAGCAGGTTTCCGGCATCAATATCCTGATGTATTTCGCACCATCACTACTGCAGAACGTGACGGGTAATACACAGGACTCTCTGTTTCAAAGCATTTTTCTGGGTCTGGCTTTGTTAGCGGGTGTCAGTATTGCGTTGGTTGCGTTTGACCGCGTGGGCCGTATTCCGTTACTTCGCTGGGGTGCTTTAGGTTGCGCTGCCTTCCTGTTCTTCACTTCCTGGGCCTTCATGAACGAAGCCAAAGGTTACCTGCCGGTGGTTGGCTTAGTGGGATTTATCTTTGTATTCGGCTTGTCATGGAGCCTCGGTGCCTGGCTGCTGATATCAGAAATCTTCCCGAACCGTATGCGTGCTGTAGCGATGGGCTATGCCTTCTGTTCCCTGTGGATTTCAAACTTCATCGTTACTCAGAGCTTTCCAATGATGAACCGCAGTCCGGCACTGATGGAGCATTTCCACGGCGCCTTCCCGCTGCTGCTATGCGGCGGGTTCAGCGTCATCGCTTTCTGGTTCGTTGGCCGCTTCCTGCCTGAGACAAAAGGTGTATCGCTGGAGCACATCGAACCGCTGATGCTTTCTAAATCCCGTCGTTTTGGACATGAGCAGCAACCGCTCGTTACACCAGAATCGGTATCCCAAAAGTAA
- a CDS encoding sigma-54-dependent Fis family transcriptional regulator — protein sequence MNHKNEKTWDEEWELIARLNHAQKFDEYIEELGIAWKAFEQGNVPKGLRPAVHASWIRSHEEGIDAYRFEYQLCAEHELRRVMTRNSALIAIARDIMRNLLAYNPDGHINLTDANGVTMHYCGQDLTPVGSILSEAISGTNCTGRCIKENKLVYMLSAENYKEALRIRGKHCAAAPIRDENGVMLGVLTLTANPGYFHYHTLGTVQAAAEAISQQLILRHLVNEQESVMESLNEGVLVVSERGTIRQLNRYARQILGIQEDVRFRDADEVFMPDDCSFRALPACKDRNITLSPGPVSRITCVISVVITPEGGRVISMRDNRRIRDMTRRVIGSSASYTFDMILGQSRIMQDTRNKARNAGRSDSTVLLTGESGTGKELFAQSIHNGSNRNTGPFLAVNCGAIPRDLVLSELFGYEDGAFTGSRRGGSAGKFELADGGTLFLDEIGDMPLDAQASLLRVLQEGEVTRIGGKQPLKVNVRIVAATNRDLKRDIDNGSFRRDLYFRLNVISLPIPPLRVRKEDIKELADWFCEKICRALNRERALLSGSALQMMENYDWPGNVRELENIVERTINLTETDDISDKDLPEELRLSACAISDIPGESVKSFSLKDGEKTLIELCLMEKKGNMRQVAIALNLSRGALYNKMKRYGIEPDNYRRLCHDV from the coding sequence ATGAACCATAAAAACGAAAAAACGTGGGACGAGGAATGGGAGCTGATCGCCAGGCTGAACCATGCGCAGAAATTTGACGAATACATAGAAGAACTGGGGATAGCCTGGAAAGCTTTCGAGCAGGGAAATGTACCGAAAGGCTTACGCCCGGCTGTTCACGCATCATGGATACGTAGCCATGAAGAAGGTATTGATGCCTATCGCTTCGAATACCAGTTATGCGCAGAGCACGAACTTCGCAGAGTCATGACACGGAACTCGGCATTAATCGCCATAGCGCGCGATATCATGCGTAATCTGCTCGCCTATAATCCTGATGGTCACATCAATCTGACTGACGCTAATGGTGTAACGATGCACTATTGTGGCCAGGATTTAACGCCAGTAGGCAGTATTCTCAGCGAGGCAATATCCGGTACCAACTGCACCGGTCGCTGCATTAAAGAGAACAAACTGGTCTATATGCTGAGCGCAGAAAATTATAAAGAAGCGCTGCGTATTCGTGGCAAACACTGCGCTGCGGCTCCCATCCGGGATGAAAATGGCGTTATGCTGGGCGTGCTGACATTAACTGCCAATCCTGGCTATTTTCACTACCATACTCTGGGAACCGTTCAGGCTGCTGCAGAGGCAATTTCACAGCAGCTGATTTTGCGTCATTTAGTAAATGAGCAGGAATCAGTAATGGAATCGCTGAATGAAGGCGTTCTGGTTGTCAGTGAGAGAGGCACAATTCGGCAGTTAAACCGCTATGCCCGCCAGATATTAGGTATACAGGAAGATGTCCGCTTCCGTGATGCTGATGAAGTATTCATGCCGGATGATTGTTCATTCAGAGCGCTGCCAGCCTGTAAAGATCGCAACATTACTCTTTCTCCTGGCCCTGTTTCGCGTATCACATGTGTGATTTCCGTTGTTATCACACCTGAAGGTGGCCGCGTCATTTCTATGCGTGATAACCGCCGTATACGTGATATGACGCGTCGTGTTATTGGCAGTAGTGCCAGCTATACCTTTGACATGATTCTCGGCCAGTCACGCATAATGCAGGATACGCGTAATAAAGCACGTAACGCTGGACGCAGTGATAGTACTGTACTGCTTACAGGCGAAAGCGGTACCGGCAAGGAGCTATTTGCTCAGTCCATCCATAATGGCAGTAATCGCAATACCGGTCCGTTCCTTGCTGTTAACTGTGGCGCAATTCCTCGTGATCTTGTGCTGAGCGAACTGTTTGGCTATGAGGATGGCGCGTTCACTGGTTCAAGACGTGGTGGCTCAGCGGGTAAATTTGAACTGGCAGATGGAGGAACGCTGTTCCTTGATGAAATCGGTGATATGCCGCTCGATGCGCAAGCCAGTTTGTTGAGAGTACTGCAGGAAGGTGAAGTGACGCGCATCGGCGGGAAGCAACCACTAAAAGTCAATGTGCGTATTGTTGCTGCAACCAATCGCGATCTGAAAAGAGATATTGATAATGGCTCATTCCGTCGTGATCTCTATTTTCGCCTGAACGTGATCAGTCTGCCCATTCCACCTTTGCGGGTCAGAAAAGAAGATATTAAAGAGCTGGCTGACTGGTTCTGCGAAAAAATATGCCGCGCACTCAATCGTGAACGCGCATTACTTTCCGGTTCGGCGCTGCAGATGATGGAAAACTATGACTGGCCCGGAAATGTGCGTGAACTGGAAAATATTGTTGAACGAACCATCAACCTGACCGAAACGGACGATATCAGTGATAAAGATCTACCTGAGGAGCTTCGTCTGTCCGCCTGTGCCATTTCCGATATACCAGGCGAGAGCGTGAAAAGTTTTAGTCTGAAGGATGGCGAGAAGACGCTAATAGAACTCTGTCTGATGGAAAAAAAGGGCAATATGCGTCAGGTTGCCATCGCGCTGAATCTTTCACGCGGTGCGCTGTATAACAAAATGAAGCGTTACGGGATTGAACCCGATAATTACCGCAGGTTGTGTCATGATGTCTGA
- a CDS encoding cupin — MNFYRSKAFTGSKAWDAQHIASFDNISVKLHWTDQPYKWHINDGQEVFAVMDGCVEMQYKENGDIKSRILNTGDIFYASEGTEHIARPQGVARVLVIEKEGSV, encoded by the coding sequence ATGAACTTTTATCGCAGTAAAGCATTTACCGGCTCTAAAGCCTGGGATGCTCAACACATTGCCAGCTTCGATAATATCAGCGTGAAACTTCACTGGACCGATCAGCCCTATAAATGGCACATCAATGACGGACAGGAGGTTTTTGCTGTCATGGATGGGTGTGTTGAGATGCAATACAAAGAAAACGGTGATATCAAAAGCAGGATACTCAACACAGGTGATATTTTTTATGCCAGCGAAGGGACAGAACATATTGCGCGTCCGCAAGGTGTCGCCCGCGTGTTGGTCATTGAAAAAGAGGGTTCCGTTTAA